One stretch of Pomacea canaliculata isolate SZHN2017 linkage group LG1, ASM307304v1, whole genome shotgun sequence DNA includes these proteins:
- the LOC112558618 gene encoding uncharacterized protein LOC112558618 has translation MISTVFPTQTTMNIVHVTQKQTSTSGKTSGRSTTKRTAIRPVTTRATAATTTTATTTAATMSTPCGRNSGQHNSYVKDNLNIVRQKCSEFHACTVELYKSENLHRILAGDNIQLRNICGLLYQNANGGYRVLDNQCSTQARESIKEILGDEELSPILEGSSSREDSWRKLKTCLDNTQEDNTYLDKLCRLKGNSTAPLCSSTDVQVTTEKFFNTKLRLYHCTCNTFTQQSAESLPLRLIGGSVLCR, from the exons ATGATATCAACGGTATTTCCGACACAAACCACCATGAACATTGTACACGtcactcaaaaacaaacatcaacttCAG GCAAAACATCCGGTCGAAGCACGACGAAACGGACAGCAATACGTCCTGTAACTACACGTGCGACTGCTGCAACTACGACTACAGCAACTACGACTGCAGCAACTATGAGCACTCCTTGTGGGAGGAACTCAG GACAACACAACTCTTATGTAAAGGACAACCTCAACATCGTGCGACAGAAGTGCAGCGAGTTTCACGCCTGTACCGTGGAGCTGTATAAGTCTGAGAACCTTCACCGCATCCTGGCCGGCGACAACATTCAGCTCCGTAACATCTGTGG TCTGTTGTACCAAAACGCCAACGGCGGCTACAGGGTTCTGGACAACCAGTGCTCAACTCAGGCGAGAGAATCCATCAAGGAAATACTGGGTGATGAGGAGTTATCCCCCATTCTAGAAGGAAGCAGCTCTAGAGAGGACAGCTGGAGGAAACTCAAAACCTGTTTAGACAACACCCAAGAGGACAACACATACCTCGACAAACTGTGCAG GTTAAAGGGAAACTCTACAGCTCCGCTGTGCAGCTCAACTGATGTACAGGTGACGACGGAGAAGTTTTTCAACACCAAGTTGAGACTATACCACTGTACCTGTAACACCTTTACTCAACAGTCGG CTGAGTCCTTGCCTCTGAGGCTGATTGGGGGGTCTGTGCTGTGTCGCTGA